A single genomic interval of Juglans regia cultivar Chandler chromosome 1, Walnut 2.0, whole genome shotgun sequence harbors:
- the LOC108988237 gene encoding elongator complex protein 5 — protein MAESICRALRDGALEGEHAPALTIMDSLASPFGFDVFTHVLTQLSSNILAGKSQSGGLVLVAFTRSPSFYMRLLKMRGIDVASSRKWIQILDCYTDPLGWKDRLVDSGNNTPLSKEASTGVSLCKNIKDMAKLFSSIIELGKGLVGQGKVRFCVAIDTVNEILRHASISSVSGLISNLRSNDQVSSIFWLLHSDLHEDRVAAILGYMSSIVASIEPLNQSANGQICNLENLSLLGRNYWKGKLHVRFKRRNGRVRVMQEEFDVEQSVINFTSLSSGDELINRSLLPKVQFNLQLSEKEQNDRAKVVLPFEHQGNGKPIQIYDGRRSLEDSHNEETSVSTGILQTLENSSKGEIIYLRDSDDERPDSDEDPDDDLDI, from the exons ATGGCGGAATCCATTTGCAGAGCACTCCGAGATGGTGCGCTGGAGGGAGAGCACGCTCCGGCTCTCACTATTATGGACTCCTTAGCCTCACCTTTCGGGTTCGATGTCTTCACTCACGTCCTCACCCAGCTCTCCTCCAACATTTTGGCAGGAAAATCCCAGTCCGG CGGTCTCGTGCTCGTCGCTTTCACTCGGAGCCCATCGTTTTATATGCGTTTGTTGAAGATGAGAGGAATCGATGTTGCTTCATCCCGGAAGTG GATCCAGATTTTGGATTGTTATACGGATCCTCTTGGTTGGAAGGATAGGCTTGTGGACTCCGGAAATAATACGCCTCTTTCTAAGGAAGCTTCCACCGGAGTGAGTTTGTGTAAGAACATTAAGGATATGGCCAAGTTGTTCTCGTCAATTATTGAGCTGGGGAAAG GATTAGTTGGACAAGGCAAAGTTCGATTTTGTGTTGCCATAGACACG GTCAATGAAATCTTACGACATGCATCTATATCATCAGTATCGGGCCTTATAAGCAATCTTCGAAGCAATG ATCAGGTTTCGAGTATCTTTTGGTTGTTACATTCAGACCTTCATGAAGACAGGGTTGCTGCCATTCTTGGGTATATGTCCTCTATTGTAGCCAGCATAGAACCACTAAATCAATCTGCAAATGGACAGATATGCAATTTGGAGAACCTCTCTCTCCTTGGACGTAATTATTGGAAAGGAAAGCTTCATGTCCGGTTCAAGCGCAGAAATGGGCGTGTTCGAGTGATG CAAGAAGAATTTGATGTTGAGCAGTCAGTCATCAACTTTACATCCCTTTCATCTGGAGATGAATTAATCAATCGAAGCCTTTTGCCAAAG GTACAATTCAATCTACAGCTGTCAGAGAAGGAGCAAAACGATAGGGCTAAAGTTGTACTTCCTTTTGAGCACCAAG GAAATGGTAAGCCCATACAAATATATGATGGCCGGAGGTCTCTTGAAGATAGCCACAATGAGGAAACATCTGTTTCGACCGGAATATTGCAAACACTTGAGAACTCAAGCAAGGGCGAG